One Conger conger chromosome 7, fConCon1.1, whole genome shotgun sequence genomic window, tcccataaaataacattatttcctggatagagagagaaacacacagaagaaaTTAActgtcctcctgtctgtctgcctgtctctttTTGCACCAAATCACTACATCTCCAACCAAATCACTAAACACTCCAGCGAGTAATAATAGCATAGAGTActatcctctctctttctctccctcatccctccatctctctccctctctgttctcccttccccccaccacccattctcgctccctctctctccccgcctctctcccctccctctccctccccctctctctctcccctccctctctctccccctctctctccctccccctccctctcccccctctctcccccctcccccctccctctctcccccctccccctctctctcccccctccccctctcccccctcctctcccccctctctcccctctccctctccctccccctctctctcccccctccccctctctctctcccctccctctctctctcctcccccccctcccctcctctcccccctctctccccccctatAAGAGCACACAGGGCCTCTTGCCGCTggcggggggctgggggttGAGGAAGGCCCTCATGGCCTCGGCGAACACCTCCTTGACGCCGTCCTGACGCAGGGCGGAGCACTCCAGGTACTTGATGGCGTGGATGTGTCGGGCCAGCGCCGCGCCCTGCTGCTGGGTCACGGTGGTCTGGTTCTGCTCCTTCAGCTTGCTCAGCAGCTCCGGGTCGTCCCGCAGGTCGCTCTTGGTGCCCACCAGCAGGATGGGCGTGTTGGGGCAGTGGTGGGTCACCTCCGGGTGCCACTTGTGCTTGACGTTCTCGTAGGACGGAGGGCTGGCGATGGAGAAGCAGATGAGGAAGACGTTGGTCTGCGGGTAGGAGAGCGTGCGCAGCCGGTCGTACTCCTCCTGACCCGCCGTGTCCCACAGGTTCAGACTGACCACCCGACTGTCCACCGACACCTGGGtacaacacatttacattatgtACATGTTATAAAGCCTACATAGCACTGCCGTAAGCATGACATAACACCCAACTGTGCGTGCTCACCTGGATACATaacatatttacattaaattacatccACTACTCATTATGAAATCAACAACAGCATGACTTTCATTATGACTAATTGCTGGGGACTGTAAACCATCTTACTCTGGACCCTGGTCGGCGGATTGGTGTTTGGGAATCACGGCCTTACATTACAATTAAGTATGTTATTTGATGTAATTGTTGTAAATACCACTAATTTCGTTTTAAAACCtgctaatttaaaaaacataataataataataataagtatatGTTATAAAGCCTATATAAGATGCCataaacatgacataacatcCGTCACTCATTTCCAGCCATTACACAGTGTGGCACAGCTCATAACCAATGTCGCTTAAAACTGCCAAAACTATAACACTGTGTTGTCGTTGtcgcttgttgttgttgttgttgttgtcgtggTTACCTGGGCACTGTAGTTGTCGAAGACGGTGGGGATGTACTCTTTGGGGAAGGCATTGGTGGTGTAGGAGATCAGCAGGCAGGTCTTCCCCACTGCTCCgtcccccaccaccacacacttAATGCTCTGCATTCCGATTGGCCCAGAGCCTCAGCGCACTGTAAAGCAACACAACCTCATTGGCTCAGAGCCTCAGCATGCTGGAACACAATGCAAACACGGCGTTCCGATTGGCCCAGAGCCTCAGCGCACTGTAAAACAACACAACCTCATTGGCTCACTGCCTCAGCAtgctgcaacacaacacaaacacagcattccgATTGGCCCAGAGCCTAAGCGCActgtaaaacaacacaaaactgcattcaaacacagcattctcatTGGCTCatagcttgaccatgctggaacacaacacaaacacagcattcccATTGGCTCACAGCCAACTCAAGTTGCAGGCTTGATTCCTCAAGTGGGTCATTGCTGCTGTACCCCTGAACAAAGCTGTGGAAGGCTGCAGTGCCTGCTGGTCTTTAGTGTGTCTCAGCACTCAAGGAATTTAAGAACACACGTTACTGATTGGCTAATGAGCCCACATACCTTGCTCCCAAGGCCATACATTGGCTGCTGATTTGAAAGAAACCATGGAAACCTGATGATGCTGACACTCCCCGTTTAGCTTAGCTTTCTGATATAGGCCTCAGATCAGGGAAGGGAGCGCTGTGTTTGTGCTCATGTGAATCAGGAATACACAAGGAAACAAGAAACAGGAAGTGCCTGGAACAAAAGAGAGACACTACACTCTGACCTCATCCTAAAGGTCCAATCAGAGCCAAGATACTGTCATCTGACCTCATCCTAAAGGTCCAATCAGAGCAGAGATACTGTCATCTGACCTCATCCTAAAGGTCCAATCAGAGCAGAGATACTGTTGTCTGACCTCATCCTAAAGGTCCAATCAGAGCAGAGATACTGTTGTCTGACCTCATCCTAAAAGTCCAATCAGAGCAGAGATACTGTTGTCTGACCTCATCCTAAAGGTCCAATCAGAGCAGAGATAGTGTTGTGAGAAAAGGGTGTGTTCGGCTCCATCTCTTCAGAGGTCATTATGGATGTATGTAGACATGCAGGACTTGTATCTTGGTTCCTGGCTATAGTGTGCATCAGTGCATAATGATCTGGGAATGGTTTGGGAATGTTGTCGGCCAGGTCTGGCATGGTTGAACATATATATGAATCAAGTGAATTAGCCTATGCTGACATCACAAGGCCCTCTAGAGTATCTGCTAAATTCATGTAATTGCAatacagatgagtttgagtccacTCTGGATAAAAAGTACTCTATCACTGTAAGAATTCTCCTGTAAAAGATTTTACACTGCATATTTTCTTTAGCTGCAGAACTCTAAACGTAGGACATGCCCAGACGTGCTCTGCAACATCACCACGGCAACAAGCCGTCCAATGGGACTGAActgaagagaaagggagggctTCTACGCCCTGttgaatgctaatgctaacgctaccTCACATTGCAAGAGCAAAAAGCAGATCTCTAACCACACAATTGGTCTGTGCCGACACTATCTGACTGCATCTGCACAGCTGTCTGTGCTGACAatatctgtctgtatctgtctgacTCTGATAGAGAGCGATCTCATCTTCCCCAGGGCAACAGGAACACACTCTGTCATCCTGTCCAATGCTACTGGCAAAGGGATGGCCACAAACAGCTCATCTTAATGGGTACTTGGCCAATAATTCCCATGCACAAATATAACATTGTGAGAACCCATTTTTCAGATATCAATAGGGTGGCTTATTATCCATTTACAAGTGTCTGTTACTGTACGCATGTTACTGCATGCATGTGGCTGGCTCCTTCAGGTGCAGCAAGTTAATTGAATTTGGAAGAGACTTGGGAGAGTCAGTTTTAAAGTGCCTTTTTAAgtcctgttgtttttttagactGGTATGTTTCTTTTATAGTTTCAGCATGTGGTTTTGTTCCATGTTTTGTTTGCAGTTTTCCAGGTTTTGATTCActtgtaatgtgttttttttttttgtatttagaaTTTTAGAATTTGGACTTTTGGTTTTAATAATTAGTTTTAGGTTGCGGTCCAACTGTGCCCCCATGCTTCATGGAAGAGGTTGGGTCGTAGCAGTGACGAAGGTGAATAAAGGGCCAGCACAGAGTTCAGAACGTCCGGCAGATGAACAGAGAATCAGTCTCAGTCCTCAGTTCCTGACTGACGCCCACATGAAACCACAGCCTCCAGCTAACTGTGATTTCAGCACAAATGTGAAATCCAGGGCAACTAGAGGCCACAGCATTTCTGCAGTTAAGCACAAATCTACTAAGGTGTCCATCGAGCCTTCTGAAGCCTAACACagaccggagttaaacctgcagacacaccgccccctccaggactggagttaaacctgaagACACTGCGGGCCTCCAGGaatggagttaaacctgcagacacagcggccctccaggactggagttaaacctgcagacactgcggccctccaggactggagttaaacctgcagac contains:
- the rhogb gene encoding ras homolog family member Gb; this translates as MQSIKCVVVGDGAVGKTCLLISYTTNAFPKEYIPTVFDNYSAQVSVDSRVVSLNLWDTAGQEEYDRLRTLSYPQTNVFLICFSIASPPSYENVKHKWHPEVTHHCPNTPILLVGTKSDLRDDPELLSKLKEQNQTTVTQQQGAALARHIHAIKYLECSALRQDGVKEVFAEAMRAFLNPQPPASGKRPCVLL